A part of Hydrogenobacter sp. T-8 genomic DNA contains:
- a CDS encoding sigma-54-dependent transcriptional regulator has translation MDVVLYTKDCELYLDGIERVEELPDDIKNSVVILDVDTVGFSAVPDLKENGNIIMAITAKRLPGYTMKLISLGFYDVLLKPVDVKDLEMSISEAKRVIYHEEEVIPVFTSGENLSGELCKELCSIIGNPEGKMKEVLKNVGKAAPLDVPVLITGETGVGKELFAKALWKLSRRWNGPFVAINSSAIPPELLEAELFGYERGAFTGASHTKEGLIESAKGGVLFLDEIGDLPLSMQSKLLRVLQEKKVRRLGSTKEVHCDFRLISATNKDIKSLVKDGKFREDLYYRISTIHIHIPPLRDRKEDIPILLNCMIENLSKEMGKRIRGYTREFLEKVTSYSWPGNIREMENVLRRAIALSSGDVLKSRDVELTVVDYCREGLEELETLLRLEIKRLIEGGEEGIYHKLLKKLSSVIVQEAYTLLDKNQSKTARILGINRITLRKMLEALAPSPKA, from the coding sequence ATGGATGTGGTGCTCTACACAAAAGATTGCGAGCTTTACTTAGATGGCATAGAGCGCGTTGAAGAATTACCAGATGACATCAAGAACTCTGTGGTAATACTGGATGTAGATACTGTTGGTTTTTCTGCAGTTCCAGACCTAAAAGAGAATGGTAACATCATAATGGCTATAACTGCGAAGCGTTTACCAGGGTACACTATGAAACTCATAAGCCTCGGCTTTTATGATGTCCTCCTGAAACCTGTTGATGTTAAAGATCTGGAAATGTCTATAAGTGAAGCTAAGAGGGTGATCTATCACGAGGAAGAGGTCATACCAGTCTTTACCAGTGGTGAGAACCTATCTGGTGAGCTGTGTAAAGAGCTTTGCTCCATAATAGGAAACCCAGAGGGGAAGATGAAGGAAGTACTGAAAAACGTTGGTAAAGCTGCACCTTTGGATGTGCCTGTTCTGATAACCGGTGAAACGGGCGTTGGGAAAGAACTCTTTGCCAAAGCTCTTTGGAAATTGTCCAGGAGATGGAACGGTCCCTTTGTAGCCATTAACTCTTCGGCAATCCCTCCAGAACTTCTTGAAGCAGAGCTTTTTGGTTACGAGCGAGGTGCTTTTACTGGTGCATCCCATACTAAAGAAGGGCTAATAGAGTCTGCAAAAGGTGGTGTACTCTTCCTTGATGAGATAGGAGACCTGCCTCTTTCCATGCAATCTAAGCTGCTGAGAGTACTACAGGAAAAGAAGGTAAGGAGGCTGGGAAGTACAAAGGAGGTGCATTGCGATTTTAGGCTCATAAGTGCTACCAATAAAGATATAAAGAGCTTGGTTAAGGATGGTAAGTTCAGGGAAGATCTATATTACAGGATAAGCACCATTCATATACACATTCCCCCTCTCAGGGATAGGAAGGAGGATATTCCAATCTTGCTCAACTGTATGATAGAAAACCTTTCTAAAGAAATGGGGAAGAGGATAAGAGGTTATACAAGGGAGTTTTTGGAAAAAGTTACATCTTACAGTTGGCCTGGTAATATAAGGGAGATGGAAAACGTTCTTAGGAGAGCAATTGCTCTCAGCAGTGGAGATGTACTAAAAAGTAGGGACGTTGAGCTTACGGTGGTAGATTACTGCAGGGAAGGTCTTGAGGAACTTGAAACCCTTCTCAGACTGGAGATCAAAAGGCTTATAGAAGGAGGGGAAGAGGGAATATACCATAAACTTTTAAAAAAACTTTCCTCAGTTATTGTTCAAGAAGCATACACCTTACTGGATAAAAACCAATCTAAAACTGCCAGGATCTTAGGCATAAACAGGATAACACTCAGGAAGATGTTAGAAGCTCTTGCACCCTCTCCAAAAGCTTAA
- a CDS encoding phosphoadenylyl-sulfate reductase: protein MKREHLEEIIERNPREKLKADKHPLDIMEDLPRLIRDGYDKTPEEDLVRLQWYGLYHDKPRIGHFLLRIKLPGGMLSPKQLREIGSLAKNFNDYAELTTRQDIQLHYIRLDDLPLVFKRLSSVGLFPVGSCGDTVRNITSCPVVGVDKDELFDVRECIGELESFFHNPENRKYFNLPRKFKITISACPYHCNYPEMHDLSFVGMVKDGVEGFAVWVGGGLSSTPRLARKLGIFIPKEKVLEVAKAVVDIWSEEPENRKSFVKARIKYFVDKVGAERFKEMLFERLSFTPESIKEEPVAIRRNFHVGIGKQKQEGFFYVGFPVEAGRVSGSQLIKVAELAQALNLSIRISQRQNLILTDVPEERLEHVIEGMERIGFSLKKSIPRSISIACTSDPFCNYSVGSSKEWLLELLNYLEERIGDIGDIAIGVDGCPHACAHHWLNDIGLQATHIRHPDGSVESAVNIVLGGGYGRHASIGRIVVKRVPLPLAKEYIEKLIIAYKSSAYGSFHEFIKAHSDEELLNIMQEKKVIKEEGGKVRVRIFGPISRFFGGLSEVEVSAKTVEEALLKLEEEFEDFRGKAIDERGELKPFLKVFLNEEDVRFLQGLKTPVKEGDEIAMYPALAGGSPMYDELELHELAIEYEDKPAKDVIAWALDSFHPRLYIAWSGQAEDMVLLDMAHRINPQVRVFTVDTGRLYEETYRLIERVYEVYGLRIDVYFPNSEEVEQMVQGFGVNLFYKSVELRHLCCHVRKVRPLLRALRQVDAWITGLRREQWASRQNIMKIEVDHDHGQIVKINPLADWTEKEVWNYIKENKVPYNELYDKGFKSIGCAPCTRPVSEGEDPRSGRWWWEKDAPKECGMHCSLETGGFERIADKVLGDIK, encoded by the coding sequence ATGAAGAGAGAACATTTGGAAGAGATCATAGAAAGGAATCCAAGGGAAAAGCTAAAGGCGGACAAACATCCTCTTGATATAATGGAAGACCTTCCAAGGCTCATAAGGGATGGTTATGATAAAACTCCTGAAGAGGACCTTGTACGCCTTCAGTGGTACGGACTCTACCATGATAAACCACGGATTGGGCACTTTCTTCTGAGGATAAAACTACCAGGTGGCATGTTAAGCCCGAAACAGCTTAGAGAAATAGGTTCACTTGCTAAGAATTTTAACGACTATGCGGAGCTTACAACCCGTCAGGACATACAGCTGCATTACATAAGGCTTGATGACCTTCCTCTGGTGTTTAAAAGATTGTCCAGCGTTGGACTCTTTCCCGTTGGATCCTGCGGTGATACAGTAAGGAATATAACAAGCTGTCCTGTCGTTGGTGTAGACAAGGATGAGCTCTTTGATGTCAGAGAGTGCATAGGGGAGCTTGAGAGCTTCTTCCACAACCCTGAGAACAGGAAGTACTTTAACCTACCAAGAAAGTTCAAGATAACCATATCAGCCTGTCCTTACCACTGCAATTATCCGGAGATGCATGACCTTTCCTTTGTTGGGATGGTAAAGGATGGAGTTGAAGGCTTTGCAGTATGGGTAGGCGGTGGGCTTTCATCAACGCCAAGGCTTGCAAGGAAGCTTGGCATATTCATCCCAAAGGAAAAGGTCTTAGAGGTGGCAAAGGCAGTTGTAGATATATGGAGCGAAGAGCCAGAAAACAGAAAGTCCTTTGTAAAGGCGAGGATAAAGTACTTCGTAGACAAGGTAGGAGCAGAAAGGTTTAAAGAGATGCTCTTTGAAAGGCTAAGCTTCACTCCAGAATCCATTAAGGAGGAGCCAGTGGCAATAAGGAGGAACTTTCACGTGGGGATTGGAAAACAAAAGCAGGAGGGGTTCTTCTATGTGGGTTTTCCTGTAGAAGCTGGTAGGGTATCTGGCAGTCAGCTTATAAAGGTAGCAGAGCTTGCGCAAGCTCTTAACCTTTCCATAAGGATCTCTCAGAGGCAAAACCTGATACTAACAGACGTACCGGAGGAAAGGCTTGAGCATGTTATAGAAGGTATGGAAAGGATAGGCTTTAGCTTGAAAAAGAGCATTCCAAGGAGTATCTCCATAGCCTGCACTAGCGACCCCTTCTGCAATTACTCTGTTGGTTCCTCAAAAGAGTGGCTTTTGGAACTTCTTAACTATCTAGAAGAAAGAATTGGAGATATAGGGGACATAGCAATAGGTGTTGATGGATGTCCCCATGCCTGCGCCCATCATTGGCTGAACGATATAGGGCTTCAGGCTACCCACATAAGACATCCAGATGGTAGTGTGGAAAGTGCCGTGAATATTGTGCTGGGAGGTGGTTATGGAAGGCATGCAAGCATAGGCAGGATTGTGGTAAAAAGGGTTCCTTTACCTTTGGCGAAGGAGTACATAGAGAAGCTCATCATAGCTTATAAAAGCTCAGCGTATGGAAGCTTTCATGAGTTTATAAAAGCTCATTCTGATGAGGAGCTTTTAAACATCATGCAGGAAAAGAAGGTTATAAAAGAAGAAGGAGGAAAGGTAAGAGTGAGGATATTTGGGCCTATAAGCAGGTTCTTTGGCGGTCTTTCTGAGGTTGAAGTGTCTGCGAAAACGGTAGAAGAAGCCCTTTTGAAGCTTGAGGAGGAGTTTGAAGATTTTCGTGGAAAGGCCATTGATGAAAGGGGAGAGCTAAAACCCTTTTTGAAGGTTTTTCTGAATGAGGAGGACGTAAGGTTCTTACAGGGGCTTAAAACACCCGTTAAAGAGGGGGATGAGATAGCTATGTATCCAGCTCTTGCAGGAGGTTCTCCCATGTACGATGAGCTTGAACTTCATGAGCTTGCCATTGAGTACGAGGACAAACCAGCTAAGGATGTGATAGCTTGGGCTCTTGATAGCTTCCATCCAAGGCTTTACATAGCGTGGAGCGGTCAAGCAGAGGACATGGTTCTACTTGATATGGCTCACAGGATAAACCCACAGGTTAGAGTTTTTACCGTTGACACAGGAAGACTCTATGAAGAAACTTACAGGCTTATTGAACGAGTTTACGAGGTATACGGTTTAAGGATAGATGTTTATTTTCCAAACAGTGAAGAAGTTGAACAGATGGTACAGGGATTTGGCGTAAATCTTTTCTACAAGTCTGTAGAACTAAGACACCTTTGCTGTCATGTAAGAAAAGTGAGACCTTTACTGAGGGCTTTAAGACAGGTGGATGCATGGATAACTGGACTAAGAAGGGAGCAGTGGGCAAGCAGGCAAAACATAATGAAAATTGAGGTAGACCATGACCACGGACAGATAGTAAAGATAAATCCCTTGGCAGATTGGACAGAGAAGGAAGTATGGAATTACATAAAGGAGAACAAGGTTCCCTACAATGAGCTATACGACAAAGGCTTTAAAAGCATAGGATGTGCTCCTTGTACAAGGCCCGTGTCTGAAGGTGAGGACCCAAGGTCTGGTAGATGGTGGTGGGAAAAGGATGCACCAAAAGAGTGTGGTATGCACTGCAGTTTAGAAACTGGAGGCTTTGAAAGAATAGCTGACAAAGTGCTGGGAGACATAAAATGA
- a CDS encoding sulfite exporter TauE/SafE family protein yields MFAFLGFFIAFAIGLTGVGAGTLTAPTLILLGLDPAKAVGSALAFSAIVKLPAGFLHALHKNVDYRVLRAMLSGGLPGVFIGSYFLSKLSLAQSLKGLILLTIGLTILLSILLNLFLLFKNMRIDMTEHSYVLPFACFFIGLEVGFTSTGAGALGMVLLIYFTRLDTPKCVGTDIAFGLACSLIGSFSHMFLGHAEASLFLPMSIGGLLGVWLGTKLTRKIDPRPLRFIISALLFIVALNLIRRGLN; encoded by the coding sequence ATGTTTGCTTTTCTTGGATTTTTCATAGCCTTTGCCATAGGCCTAACTGGTGTGGGTGCTGGAACTCTCACAGCTCCTACCCTCATACTGCTTGGATTGGACCCAGCAAAAGCTGTCGGTTCAGCCCTCGCTTTTTCAGCTATCGTAAAGCTACCAGCAGGTTTTTTACACGCACTCCATAAAAACGTAGACTACAGAGTTCTCAGGGCTATGCTGTCTGGAGGCCTTCCAGGTGTTTTCATAGGCTCTTACTTCCTTTCCAAGCTTTCCCTTGCTCAAAGCCTAAAAGGTCTGATCCTTCTGACCATAGGCCTTACCATACTCTTATCCATACTCCTAAACCTCTTTCTCCTCTTTAAAAACATGAGGATAGATATGACAGAGCACTCTTACGTATTACCTTTTGCGTGCTTTTTTATAGGTCTTGAGGTAGGCTTTACCTCGACTGGCGCTGGAGCATTGGGAATGGTGCTCCTGATCTATTTTACTCGTTTGGACACTCCAAAATGCGTTGGTACGGATATAGCTTTTGGTTTAGCTTGTTCTTTAATCGGTAGCTTTTCTCATATGTTCTTGGGACATGCGGAGGCGAGCCTTTTCCTTCCTATGAGTATTGGTGGCCTCTTAGGTGTTTGGCTTGGAACTAAACTAACAAGGAAAATCGACCCAAGACCTTTGAGGTTCATCATATCAGCCCTGCTTTTCATAGTGGCTTTAAACCTTATCCGCAGAGGGCTTAACTGA
- the cobA gene encoding uroporphyrinogen-III C-methyltransferase, producing the protein MGKVYLVGAGPGDQELLTLKALRLIKSADVILYDRLINQEILLFAKPDCELVYVGKEAGKHTIEQEKINELLLKYAQTKDVVVRLKGGDPFIFGRGGEEALFLAEHRIDFEIVPGVSSFYSVPAYAGIPLTFRGISSSFAVITGHEDTRKESSSIDWNSLKGINTLVFLMGVSRRKEIAKRLIEIGRSPDEPVAFIENGTTERQRVILTSLYELSTDPPKVNPPAVMVVGSVVTLREYMNQFSKEVKVCFQHPMVERL; encoded by the coding sequence ATGGGTAAAGTATACCTTGTAGGAGCAGGGCCAGGAGACCAAGAGCTTTTAACACTTAAAGCTTTAAGACTCATAAAATCTGCGGATGTCATACTCTACGACAGGCTCATAAACCAAGAGATACTTCTTTTTGCAAAACCAGACTGCGAGCTCGTATACGTAGGAAAAGAAGCTGGAAAGCATACAATAGAACAGGAGAAGATAAACGAGCTTTTGCTAAAGTATGCTCAAACAAAGGATGTCGTTGTAAGGCTAAAGGGAGGAGATCCTTTCATCTTCGGAAGGGGAGGAGAAGAGGCATTATTTTTGGCAGAGCATAGAATAGACTTTGAGATAGTTCCAGGGGTAAGCTCCTTTTACTCAGTACCAGCCTATGCGGGTATACCATTGACCTTTAGGGGAATATCCTCTTCCTTTGCGGTAATAACAGGGCATGAGGACACAAGGAAAGAAAGCTCCAGCATAGACTGGAATAGCCTAAAAGGTATAAACACACTGGTTTTTCTCATGGGAGTATCAAGGAGGAAGGAGATAGCCAAGAGGCTAATAGAGATAGGAAGGAGTCCAGATGAGCCAGTTGCCTTTATAGAGAATGGGACAACTGAGAGGCAAAGGGTGATCTTAACGAGCCTTTACGAGCTTTCCACAGACCCTCCAAAGGTGAACCCTCCAGCCGTTATGGTTGTAGGGAGTGTAGTAACACTTAGAGAATATATGAATCAGTTTTCAAAGGAGGTGAAGGTATGCTTCCAGCACCCCATGGTGGAGCGCTTGTAA
- the sat gene encoding sulfate adenylyltransferase, producing the protein MLPAPHGGALVNRVVPEREKVKILMEAEKYPALYVDTDTLLDIENIATGVFSPLKGFMTEEELSSVAHRMILPNGDVWSIPILLQVKEKDSLRKLGIGERVVIKDSSNRIKAIVDVKDIYRIDIKKIAKLVWGTDSDEHPGVNIFYSKGEWALGGDVWLLERVESPFKQWVLEPAETRKVFEYRGWKTITGFQTRNAPHKAHEYLQRIALEMTDGLFINPVLGWKKSDDFDSHTVLRAYEYLIDNYYPRQRVLLSGLSTSMRYAGPREAVFHAIVRKNFGCTHFMIGRDHAGVGNFYDPYEAHRIFDKLPSDIGIEIVKVTAVFYCHLCEAMASDKSCGHDDHQRVYVSMTKIRDMLRKGLTPPREMIREDVAQLLMKGFVASEVDI; encoded by the coding sequence ATGCTTCCAGCACCCCATGGTGGAGCGCTTGTAAATAGAGTTGTTCCTGAAAGGGAAAAGGTGAAGATACTGATGGAGGCTGAAAAATATCCAGCTCTTTACGTTGATACTGATACACTTCTTGATATTGAGAACATAGCCACTGGAGTTTTTTCACCTCTTAAGGGGTTTATGACGGAGGAAGAGCTTAGCAGTGTTGCTCACAGGATGATCCTACCTAACGGTGATGTGTGGAGCATACCTATTTTGCTACAGGTCAAAGAGAAAGATAGTTTAAGAAAGTTGGGGATTGGGGAGAGAGTGGTTATAAAGGACAGTAGTAATAGAATAAAGGCGATAGTTGATGTTAAGGATATTTATCGCATTGATATTAAGAAAATTGCCAAGCTTGTATGGGGCACGGATAGCGATGAGCATCCAGGTGTAAATATCTTCTATTCAAAGGGTGAGTGGGCGCTAGGAGGTGATGTTTGGCTTTTGGAAAGGGTAGAATCTCCCTTTAAGCAATGGGTCTTAGAACCGGCAGAAACAAGGAAGGTCTTTGAGTACAGAGGATGGAAGACTATAACTGGATTTCAAACAAGGAACGCACCGCATAAAGCTCACGAATACCTTCAGAGGATAGCCTTAGAAATGACGGATGGGCTTTTTATAAACCCTGTCCTAGGTTGGAAAAAATCCGATGACTTTGATTCTCATACAGTTTTAAGAGCCTACGAGTATCTCATAGATAACTACTATCCACGTCAGAGGGTCTTGCTCTCTGGACTTTCTACATCCATGAGGTACGCAGGTCCAAGGGAAGCAGTATTCCATGCCATAGTGAGGAAGAACTTTGGATGTACGCATTTTATGATAGGTAGGGACCATGCAGGCGTTGGAAACTTTTACGACCCATACGAAGCACATAGAATATTTGATAAACTCCCCTCCGACATAGGTATAGAGATAGTAAAGGTTACTGCAGTCTTTTATTGCCACCTATGTGAAGCCATGGCTTCAGACAAAAGCTGTGGACATGATGACCATCAAAGAGTGTACGTTAGCATGACCAAGATAAGGGATATGTTAAGAAAGGGGCTCACTCCTCCAAGAGAGATGATAAGAGAGGATGTTGCTCAGCTTCTTATGAAAGGGTTTGTAGCTTCAGAGGTTGACATATAG
- a CDS encoding ribbon-helix-helix protein, CopG family produces the protein MEFKKEVIRVRLTKSVKEKLDAVAEEEGRGISELVREAIMEWLHKKEKEMAKPFLIK, from the coding sequence ATGGAGTTCAAAAAGGAAGTTATAAGAGTTAGGCTCACAAAAAGTGTAAAAGAAAAGCTGGATGCTGTGGCAGAAGAAGAAGGTAGAGGAATTTCTGAGTTGGTCAGAGAAGCCATAATGGAATGGCTACATAAAAAGGAAAAGGAAATGGCAAAGCCCTTCCTAATCAAATAA
- the fsa gene encoding fructose-6-phosphate aldolase: protein MQFFLDTGMVDEIKQALEWGILDGVTTNPSLIAKTGRPFLEVAKEILQLVDGPVSLETVSRDAEGMIREGRMLAELGDNVVVKIPMTPEGMKAVQVLESEGIPTNVTLVFSPAQALIAAKAGASFVSPFIGRIDDVSSDGMKLIREVKQIFDNYDIVDTEIIVASVRHPMHVVEAALIGADICTMPFEVMKKLFQHPLTDKGIELFLKDWEKVPGRPF, encoded by the coding sequence ATGCAATTTTTTCTTGATACTGGCATGGTGGATGAGATAAAACAAGCTCTTGAATGGGGAATACTTGACGGTGTAACGACGAACCCATCTCTAATAGCCAAGACGGGAAGACCCTTCTTGGAGGTAGCTAAGGAAATACTCCAATTGGTGGACGGACCTGTAAGCCTTGAGACGGTCTCAAGGGATGCGGAGGGTATGATAAGGGAAGGTAGGATGCTTGCGGAACTTGGGGATAATGTAGTGGTAAAGATTCCCATGACTCCAGAGGGGATGAAGGCGGTTCAGGTTCTTGAATCTGAAGGTATACCAACGAACGTTACCCTTGTTTTTTCACCCGCTCAAGCTCTCATTGCGGCAAAGGCAGGAGCGAGTTTTGTATCGCCCTTCATAGGCAGGATAGACGATGTTTCAAGCGATGGAATGAAGCTTATAAGGGAAGTAAAGCAGATATTTGACAACTATGACATAGTGGATACGGAGATAATCGTCGCCAGTGTAAGACATCCCATGCATGTGGTGGAGGCAGCACTAATAGGTGCGGACATATGCACCATGCCCTTTGAGGTAATGAAAAAACTCTTCCAGCACCCTCTCACCGATAAGGGTATTGAGCTTTTCCTAAAGGATTGGGAGAAGGTGCCAGGAAGACCCTTCTAA
- the rseP gene encoding RIP metalloprotease RseP, which translates to MEYVLAFLVLIGVLIWFHELGHFLMAKLFGVRVDIFSIGFGPVLFSKKVGETEYRVSALPLGGFVKLYGEEEVVQDKRAFSSKPNWQKILIAFGGPLFNFILAVLLFAFLAMVGKQVPKYVYEKPVVGHVAENSIAQKLGIREGDLILEINSKRVQSWKDVESAVFENILSKGWSVKVIRDGREINLSVRDSISRSSGFGAEPWLPAVVGRVVENSPAFQVGIQRGDKILKVNGREVKGWYDLVKAIRESRDKPVVLLVQRGDSLEEKTVIPKIDQKTGLPLLGISPYVETVESKEPPLQAFLDGVHRTYMLSLLSLKALWSLITGGLSIKTLGGPIAIAQLAGESAQQGILPFIGMMAFISVQLAIFNLIPLPILDGGLILLFLMESMRRKPFSPKFKEVWVKAGYAIIIVLAGFVILNDILRILGGGRF; encoded by the coding sequence ATGGAGTATGTTTTGGCTTTTCTTGTTCTTATAGGTGTGCTTATATGGTTTCACGAGCTTGGTCATTTTCTAATGGCAAAGCTTTTTGGTGTCAGGGTGGATATATTCTCCATAGGCTTTGGTCCTGTGCTTTTCAGTAAGAAGGTGGGAGAGACGGAGTATAGGGTCTCTGCATTGCCTCTTGGGGGCTTTGTAAAGCTCTACGGTGAGGAGGAGGTGGTTCAAGACAAAAGAGCCTTTTCCTCAAAACCTAACTGGCAGAAGATACTTATAGCCTTTGGTGGTCCCCTCTTTAACTTTATTCTTGCGGTTTTGCTCTTTGCCTTCCTTGCTATGGTGGGCAAACAGGTTCCCAAGTATGTTTATGAAAAGCCAGTGGTAGGTCATGTGGCAGAAAACAGCATAGCTCAAAAGCTGGGCATAAGGGAAGGGGACCTTATACTGGAGATAAACTCCAAGAGGGTGCAAAGTTGGAAAGATGTGGAGAGTGCGGTCTTTGAGAATATACTCAGCAAAGGTTGGAGCGTAAAGGTAATAAGGGACGGAAGGGAAATAAACCTATCTGTAAGGGACAGCATAAGTAGGTCTTCTGGCTTTGGTGCGGAGCCATGGCTTCCAGCAGTGGTAGGAAGGGTTGTGGAGAACAGCCCTGCCTTTCAGGTGGGCATACAGAGAGGAGACAAGATACTAAAGGTCAATGGTCGTGAGGTAAAGGGATGGTATGACCTTGTAAAGGCTATAAGAGAGTCCAGAGACAAGCCTGTAGTGCTTCTCGTGCAGAGGGGAGATTCCTTAGAGGAGAAGACCGTTATTCCAAAGATTGACCAAAAGACAGGACTGCCCCTTTTGGGTATATCTCCCTACGTGGAGACGGTGGAGAGCAAAGAGCCACCCCTGCAAGCCTTCCTTGACGGGGTTCACAGAACATACATGTTGAGCCTTCTTTCTTTGAAAGCTCTTTGGAGCCTTATTACTGGTGGTTTGTCCATAAAGACCCTTGGTGGACCCATAGCCATAGCCCAATTGGCGGGTGAGTCCGCACAGCAAGGCATACTTCCCTTTATAGGTATGATGGCTTTTATATCTGTTCAACTTGCCATATTTAACCTTATACCACTTCCCATTCTTGATGGTGGGCTTATCCTACTCTTTCTTATGGAATCCATGAGAAGAAAGCCCTTCTCTCCCAAGTTCAAAGAGGTATGGGTAAAAGCAGGCTATGCCATAATAATAGTGCTTGCGGGTTTTGTGATATTAAACGACATACTCAGAATTCTCGGCGGTGGGAGGTTTTAG
- a CDS encoding secondary thiamine-phosphate synthase enzyme YjbQ, giving the protein MAVIKVRTTKHTSFVNITNQVREVVRASGVRSGMCLVYVPHTTACVFINEGADPDVIKDITYSLEKIIPWRDNYAHSEGNSAAHIRSAIIGNSRVIPIEDGDLVLGTWEAIFLAEFDGPRERKIIVKVIED; this is encoded by the coding sequence ATGGCTGTAATAAAGGTCAGAACCACAAAACATACGAGCTTTGTAAACATCACCAATCAAGTAAGAGAAGTGGTTAGAGCTTCTGGTGTGAGGTCTGGCATGTGTCTCGTATATGTTCCCCATACCACCGCCTGCGTATTTATAAACGAGGGTGCGGACCCAGATGTGATAAAGGATATAACCTATTCCCTTGAGAAGATAATCCCATGGAGGGATAACTACGCCCACTCAGAAGGAAACTCCGCAGCACATATAAGAAGTGCCATAATAGGCAACTCAAGGGTAATACCTATAGAAGATGGAGACCTTGTCCTTGGCACTTGGGAAGCGATTTTTCTTGCAGAGTTTGACGGACCCAGAGAAAGGAAGATTATAGTTAAGGTCATAGAAGACTAA
- a CDS encoding V4R domain-containing protein, with translation MEYLKDKFRALAEAIERESVLVHRAALVDGYRDIYKLSKLGIDKVIKKATNFGGKKGAKILKERYGIYTDRLDEALDVLTVIAESSRLLDVFEYDLDKMEIRVDGSILVEAVGQSKSPVCEPMAGFFEGFLSELLDKKVSVKEVACRAQGHERCIFKMTLR, from the coding sequence ATGGAATATTTAAAGGATAAGTTCAGAGCTCTTGCGGAGGCCATTGAGCGGGAGTCTGTGCTTGTGCACCGTGCGGCGCTGGTGGATGGCTATAGGGACATATACAAGCTCAGCAAGCTGGGCATAGATAAGGTTATAAAAAAAGCCACTAACTTTGGCGGAAAAAAGGGTGCAAAGATACTAAAGGAAAGGTATGGCATATACACAGATAGGTTGGATGAGGCCCTTGATGTGCTAACGGTTATAGCAGAGTCCTCAAGGCTTTTGGATGTTTTTGAATACGACCTTGATAAGATGGAGATAAGGGTTGATGGATCCATTCTGGTGGAGGCGGTGGGTCAGAGCAAAAGTCCTGTGTGTGAGCCAATGGCTGGGTTCTTTGAAGGCTTTCTAAGTGAGCTTCTTGATAAGAAGGTGAGCGTCAAAGAGGTAGCCTGCAGAGCCCAAGGCCACGAAAGATGCATCTTTAAGATGACCCTCAGGTAG
- a CDS encoding metal-sulfur cluster assembly factor, translating to MELEILEKLKEIKDPEIPIDIVNLGLIYGVQVKDRMAYIDMTLTVPSCPARGFFAQHIREHLLKNFPDLEDVVINFVFEPAWSSDKISEEGRQKLRSIGWNI from the coding sequence ATGGAACTTGAAATCTTGGAAAAGTTAAAAGAGATAAAAGACCCAGAGATACCTATAGACATAGTAAATCTTGGGCTTATATACGGTGTGCAGGTCAAAGACAGAATGGCATACATAGATATGACCTTAACAGTCCCCTCCTGCCCTGCAAGAGGTTTTTTTGCTCAGCATATAAGGGAGCATCTGCTTAAAAACTTTCCAGATTTGGAGGATGTTGTGATAAACTTTGTATTTGAGCCTGCTTGGAGCAGTGATAAAATATCTGAAGAAGGAAGGCAAAAACTTAGGAGTATAGGATGGAATATTTAA